A region from the Candidatus Methylomirabilota bacterium genome encodes:
- a CDS encoding cytochrome c-type biogenesis protein CcmH produces the protein EMAIQMRELILEKLQKGESPEQIRNYFVSRYGEWILLAPTRRGFNWLAWLLPFVAILGGLGVIVLTIRRAIQRGHGPNSEASRPLDPRYASRLEAELKESER, from the coding sequence CGGAGATGGCTATCCAGATGCGCGAGCTGATCCTCGAGAAGTTGCAGAAAGGCGAGAGCCCGGAGCAGATCCGAAACTACTTCGTGAGCCGCTATGGCGAGTGGATTCTGCTCGCGCCGACGCGCCGGGGGTTCAACTGGCTGGCGTGGCTGCTGCCATTCGTCGCCATCCTGGGCGGACTCGGGGTCATCGTGCTCACGATCCGTCGCGCGATTCAGAGGGGTCACGGGCCAAACTCGGAGGCATCGCGCCCCCTTGATCCGCGCTACGCCAGTCGGCTCGAAGCGGAACTCAAGGAATCGGAACGCTGA